The uncultured Bacteroides sp. genome includes the window CTACAGTAGGATAATCTGCACAATTAATAATTAAATCCAATTTTTCAAAAGAATGCCGCTGAAAAAAAGATGAATCCAACCAATCTTCTATACACAAAATGTTAGCTTTTGCATCCATCTCCATCAAACGCTCACTCAATGTTTGAGCTTTATTGCGACCCAAGTCACGTTCACGAAAGCCGCTCTGTCGATGAAGATTACTTAACTCCACATTGTCTGCATCAACCAAAACTAAATGGTTTACACCAGACATTAACAGACACTCAGCGACCCAAGTACCAACAGCGCCTAAACCTATAATCAGAACCTTAGCATCATGCAATTTCGCAAAAGCTTTATTTACATCTGATTGGGCAGGAAAGTAATCTTCCAATAATGTGAAAACACGAGGATAAATCTTATGATTCTCACTATAAGGTTCATCAACGGATAATAATATATGGTTCTCGTTTAAAAAAGACAATAGTTTTAGAAAATCCTTTTGGTCATCGCCATCTATACTATTTTTCCCAAACCATTTTTCCAAAACTAGGGTTCCATCAAGCTCAAATAGCAGATTAGAAATCAAAGGATTTACCTTTAACGATATAGATTTCCTTATATTAGATAAAAAAAATTCAGTGATATCACGATGTGCAACAACCGCAACAGAAGGACGTAATTTCAACTTATCTTTTATTTCCACAGACATGGCAATCAGGATTTTTTGGAATATTCAAGTATTCTATTTCTAAATTATCAAACAATAATTCACCACGCCCACGAGAATAGGAAGGC containing:
- a CDS encoding ThiF family adenylyltransferase codes for the protein MSVEIKDKLKLRPSVAVVAHRDITEFFLSNIRKSISLKVNPLISNLLFELDGTLVLEKWFGKNSIDGDDQKDFLKLLSFLNENHILLSVDEPYSENHKIYPRVFTLLEDYFPAQSDVNKAFAKLHDAKVLIIGLGAVGTWVAECLLMSGVNHLVLVDADNVELSNLHRQSGFRERDLGRNKAQTLSERLMEMDAKANILCIEDWLDSSFFQRHSFEKLDLIINCADYPTVDETSRIIGEYGMKHGIPHIIGGGYNLHQSLIGQVVLPGQTACMECFRMNLDDLNEIDTSNITKLEKRDRKIGSFPPLSALSASITGNEAFKVLAGLKNLVMDDHRTEFLLRDLNFTNVKMDRRVDCKWCGYEGKYYQLQRDKNK